Proteins from a single region of Harmonia axyridis chromosome 4, icHarAxyr1.1, whole genome shotgun sequence:
- the LOC123678029 gene encoding basic helix-loop-helix neural transcription factor TAP has translation MFRSSFDTSEDSIDSGFELSFKSETANSSTEYYDDKSDYFEYDCEYSTQTKKGLHTRQDIPDHYTPIKKEPQINQALYNHFSHAFQNAIVEPKRKIIYQDVPVNDQTQNFDPTEESAFVNGLYGGTAVTSTPTKEARPRKRYATGRNRVSRARSPSQVQKLKRVRRLKANDRERNRMHMLNEALDKLRCVLPTFPEDTKLTKIETLRFAHNYIFALTETLNDFDKYSCGSQDNVIVNVGNVQVSINKYGNSITSRNFPGQSLSNAVVTSGSIMNASFMQDYNSGDRFHEASPRNYNNNCNYENDAFYNGSFNYNGNMMF, from the coding sequence ATGTTCAGATCAAGCTTTGACACTAGCGAAGACAGCATAGACTCAGGATTCGAACTGTCCTTCAAATCCGAaacagcaaattcatcaactgaATACTACGACGATAAGAGCGATTACTTCGAGTACGACTGCGAGTACTCAACCCAAACCAAAAAAGGCCTCCACACACGTCAAGATATCCCCGATCATTACACGCCGATCAAAAAAGAACCTCAGATAAACCAAGCACTTTACAACCACTTCAGCCATGCCTTCCAAAACGCCATCGTAGAGCCCAAACGAAAAATCATATATCAAGATGTGCCGGTCAACGATCAAACGCAAAATTTCGATCCAACTGAGGAATCTGCTTTTGTTAACGGTTTGTATGGAGGCACCGCCGTTACATCCACACCCACGAAGGAGGCCAGGCCGAGGAAGAGGTACGCCACAGGAAGAAATAGAGTTTCTAGAGCGCGAAGCCCGTCGCAAGTGCAAAAACTGAAGAGAGTGAGAAGGTTGAAAGCGAATGATCGTGAACGAAACAGAATGCACATGCTGAACGAGGCGTTGGACAAGCTGCGGTGCGTCTTACCCACCTTTCCTGAAGATACCAAGCTGACGAAGATTGAAACGTTGCGCTTCGCCCACAACTACATCTTCGCCTTAACAGAAACCTTGAATGACTTCGATAAGTATAGTTGCGGTTCCCAGGACAATGTGATTGTGAATGTGGGAAATGTACAAGTTTCGATCAACAAATATGGAAATTCGATAACTTCGAGAAACTTTCCGGGACAGAGTTTATCTAACGCTGTAGTGACGAGCGGAAGTATAATGAACGCGAGTTTTATGCAAGATTATAATAGTGGTGACCGTTTTCATGAAGCAAGCCCGAGGAATTACAATAATAATTGTAATTACGAAAATGATGCATTTTATAACGGTTCCTTCAACTACAACGGAAATATGATGTTCTAG
- the LOC123677773 gene encoding popeye domain-containing protein 3, translating into MTAGSDVGGLLHDDRPNLLHVSPGDNLSWPNEDKNLTYIPPGTWWPWCDYWENPQHILFQLANICFVLGYSSTCSKKGVLFMHCWLILGLMLFSAWAWNIICAPDVFTWNFAFMLMNVAQVFHILYQIRPVKFDPELEEVYHALFEPFKLTRLQFKRMVSIDFAQIMSLHAGEAYAVQNLTRTDRLGLLLSGKCNVLSDNQFLHPILPCEFLDSPEFESSRNTVDDKFKVSIVAASTCRYLYWQRSALEYLFVKDTYIATVLTTLIARDITTKLYAMNNKIVTAKGSHLDIRLPSITSSLTSSGEYRSPIRMKNANGGVCSMSPGPIFNKNKPNERYGVKKDNSCSTQNDQAEMEPLTELPSNDEDVASNDLESWLETSSKYHSCELVDGD; encoded by the exons ATGACTGCAGGGTCTGACGTTGGGGGTCTACTGCATGATGACAGGCCTAATCTCTTACACGTCAGCCCCGGAGACAACCTCTCTTGGCCTAACGAGGATAAGAATTTAACATACATACCACCAG GCACTTGGTGGCCTTGGTGTGACTACTGGGAGAATCCTCAGCATATTCTATTTCAATTGGCCAATATTTGTTTTGTGCTAGGATACTCATCCACTTGTTCAAAGAAAGGAGTTTTGTTTATGCACTGCTGGCTGATATTGG GTCTCATGCTATTTTCCGCATGGGCATGGAACATCATATGTGCTCCAGATGTATTCACTTGGAATTTTGCATTCATGCTTATGAACGTTGCACAAGTTTTCCATATCCTCTACCAAATCAGACCTGTTAAGTTTGATCCTGAACTAGAGGAAGTTTACCATGCCCTATTCGAACCATTTAAG CTAACTAGGTTGCAGTTCAAAAGAATGGTTAGCATAGATTTCGCACAGATAATGTCTTTGCATGCTGGAGAAGCGTATGCTGTTCAAAATCTGACCAGAACAGATAGACTAGGTTTACTTTTATCTGGGAAG TGCAACGTCCTCTCTGATAACCAGTTTCTTCATCCTATTCTTCCATGTGAATTCCTAGATTCTCCAGAATTTGAGTCGAGTAGAAATACAGTTGATGACAAATTCAAA gtaTCCATAGTGGCAGCAAGTACTTGTCGGTATTTATATTGGCAAAGATCTGCCCTTGAATATTTATTCGTGAAGGACACTTACATAGCAACAGTCCTTACAACCCTAATTGCCAGAGATATTACGACTAAACTTTATGccatgaataataaaatagtaaCCGCTAAAGGATCCCATCTTGATATCCGTTTGCCTAGCATAACTTCTTCCCTGACTTCAAGTGGGGAATACAGATCACCGATTAGAATGAAAAACGCTAATGGAG gagtTTGTTCCATGTCTCCTGGTCCGATATTCAACAAGAACAAACCAAACGAAAGATACGGAGTAAAAAAAGACAATAGTTGCTCAACACAAAACGACCAAGCTGAAATGGAGCCTCTCACTGAACTACCCTCCAATGATGAAGATGTGGCATCCAATGATTTGGAAAGCTGGTTGGAGACGAGTTCGAAATATCACAGCTGTGAATTGGTTGATGGAGATTAA